The Cynocephalus volans isolate mCynVol1 chromosome 2, mCynVol1.pri, whole genome shotgun sequence genome window below encodes:
- the PTGER4 gene encoding prostaglandin E2 receptor EP4 subtype, with translation MSTPGVNASASLIPDRLNSPVTIPAVMFIFGVVGNLVAIVVLCKSRKEQKETTFYTLVCGLAVTDLLGTLLVSPVTIATYLKGQWPGGPALCEYSTFILLFFSLSGLSIICAMSIERYLAINHAYFYSHYVDKRLAGLTLFAVYASNVLFCALPNMGLGSSRLQYPETWCFIDWTTNVTANAAFSYMYAGFSSFLILATVLCNVLVCGALLRMHRQFMRRTSLGTEQHHAAAAAAVSAACRSNPTASPALPRLSDFRRRRSFRRIAGAEIQMVILLIATSLVVLICSIPLVVRVFVNQLYQPSLVRDISKNPDLQAIRIASVNPILDPWIYILLRKTVLSRAIEKIKCLFCRIGGSSRDRSGQHCSDSRRTSSAMSGHSRSFLSRELKEISSTSQTLLYLPELSENGLGGRNLLPGVPGMGLAQADTTSLRTLRISETSDSSQGQDSESVLLVDEVGGSSRAGPVPKGSSLQVTFPSETLNLSEKCI, from the exons ATGTCCACTCCCGGGGTCAATGCGTCCGCCTCCTTGATCCCCGACCGGCTGAACAGCCCGGTGACCATCCCAGCGGTGATGTTCATCTTCGGGGTGGTGGGCAACCTGGTGGCCATCGTGGTGCTGTGCAAGTCGCGCAAGGAGCAGAAGGAGACGACCTTCTACACGCTGGTATGCGGGCTGGCCGTCACCGACCTGTTGGGCACTTTGCTGGTGAGCCCGGTGACCATCGCCACGTACTTGAAGGGCCAGTGGCCCGGGGGCCCGGCGCTGTGCGAATACAGCACCTTCATCCTGCTCTTTTTCAGCCTGTCCGGCCTCAGCATAATCTGTGCCATGAGTATCGAGCGCTACCTGGCCATCAACCACGCCTACTTCTACAGCCACTACGTGGACAAGCGGTTGGCTGGCCTCACGCTCTTCGCCGTCTATGCGTCCAACGTGCTCTTCTGCGCGCTTCCCAACATGGGCCTCGGCAGCTCGCGGCTGCAGTACCCTGAGACCTGGTGCTTCATCGACTGGACCACCAACGTGACTGCGAACGCTGCCTTCTCCTACATGTACGCGGGCTTCAGCTCCTTCCTCATTCTCGCCACCGTGCTCTGCAACGTGCTCGTGTGCGGCGCGCTGCTCCGCATGCACCGCCAGTTCATGCGCCGCACCTCGCTGGGCACCGAGCAGCACCACGCGGCCGCGGCCGCCGCCGTCTCAGCCGCCTGCCGGAGCAACCCCACCGCCTCCCCGGCCTTGCCGCGCCTCAGCGACTTTCGGCGCCGCCGGAGCTTCCGCCGCATCGCGGGCGCGGAGATCCAGATGGTGATCTTACTCATCGCCACCTCCCTGGTGGTGCTCATCTGCTCCATCCCGCTCGTG GTGCGAGTGTTCGTCAACCAGTTATATCAGCCAAGCTTGGTGCGAGACATCAGCAAAAATCCAGATTTGCAAGCCATCCGAATTGCTTCTGTAAACCCCATTCTGGACCCCTGGATATATATCCTCCTGCGGAAGACAGTGCTCAGCAGAGCAATAGAGAAGATCAAATGCCTCTTCTGTCGCATTGGCGGGTCCAGCAGAGACCGTTCAGGACAGCACTGCTCAGACAGTCGCAGGACATCTTCTGCCATGTCCGGCCACTCTCGTTCCTTCCTCTCCCGGGAGCTGAAGGAGATCAGCAGCACATCTCAGACCCTCCTTTACCTGCCAGAACTCAGTGAAAATGGCCTTGGAGGCAGGAATTTGCTTCCAGGTGTGCCTGGCATGGGCCTGGCCCAAGCAGACACCACCTCGCTGAGGACTTTGCGAATATCAGAGACCTCGGACTCCTCACAGGGTCAGGACTCTGAGAGCGTCTTACTGGTGGATGAGGTTGGTGGGAGTAGTAGGGCTGGGCCTGTCCCTAAGGGGAGCTCCCTGCAAGTCACATTTCCCAGTGAAACACTGAACTTATCAGAAAAATGTATATAG